The proteins below come from a single Prolixibacter sp. NT017 genomic window:
- a CDS encoding patatin-like phospholipase family protein: MTSRKVRFGVALSGGGARGFAHIGALKALEEYGLQPDVVSGTSMGALVGVLYAAGYAPDEISEMIRHEKFYRLIDIRLRKGGLLNLKKVQDLLTEKIEDNDFSALKKPFYVSVANLNTGANEVRHSGRLFEFVIASSSIPLVFTPQKIDGQTYVDGGLFNNLPADAIRDKVDVIIGIHANHNSPVEEISGTREIAERCFQLSIAQNVEKSRELCDYFIDPPEARRFGTFDFPQIDRIMEVGYQEAVRVLKEEIIPDGWLPVMREQWSGKQNDLQAKK, translated from the coding sequence ATGACCAGTAGAAAAGTTCGGTTTGGCGTAGCGCTTAGCGGAGGAGGAGCCCGCGGATTTGCGCACATCGGGGCGTTGAAGGCGCTCGAGGAATATGGCCTGCAGCCCGACGTGGTTTCCGGGACTAGCATGGGGGCGCTGGTGGGCGTTTTGTACGCGGCCGGTTATGCCCCTGATGAAATCTCGGAGATGATTCGCCATGAAAAATTCTACCGGCTTATCGATATCCGGTTACGAAAAGGTGGACTATTGAACCTGAAGAAAGTGCAGGATTTGCTCACCGAGAAGATTGAAGACAACGACTTTTCGGCGCTGAAGAAACCGTTTTATGTGTCGGTGGCCAACCTGAATACGGGTGCGAATGAGGTCCGGCATAGTGGCCGCCTGTTCGAGTTCGTGATTGCCTCCAGCTCCATTCCGCTCGTTTTCACGCCGCAAAAAATCGACGGGCAAACCTATGTGGACGGTGGGCTGTTCAATAACTTGCCGGCCGACGCTATTCGCGACAAGGTGGATGTGATCATTGGCATTCATGCCAACCACAACTCGCCCGTGGAAGAGATAAGCGGCACCCGCGAAATTGCCGAGCGATGTTTCCAGTTGAGTATCGCGCAGAATGTGGAGAAGAGCCGGGAACTTTGCGATTATTTTATCGATCCGCCGGAGGCACGCCGGTTCGGAACGTTCGACTTCCCGCAAATCGACCGGATCATGGAAGTGGGCTACCAGGAGGCTGTTCGGGTGTTGAAGGAGGAAATTATTCCGGACGGCTGGCTTCCGGTAATGAGGGAGCAATGGTCGGGAAAGCAAAACGATTTGCAGGCAAAAAAATAA
- a CDS encoding GNAT family N-acetyltransferase → MLTIRMASGADVPAITQIYNHAVLHSTTTFDTVPLSEEERRMWLAVHNEDYPVLVAEVDEEVIGYASLSKWSEKQAYEKTVQFSIYLDENFRGQGIGLRLSEAILKYAKEQGIHCVISLISEGNEVSFALHRKLGFQLMGIMKEAGQKFDRYIDVHFYQLLF, encoded by the coding sequence ATGCTGACAATCCGAATGGCTTCTGGGGCTGATGTGCCCGCCATAACCCAGATTTATAATCATGCCGTGCTGCATTCGACGACTACGTTCGATACGGTTCCCCTGTCGGAAGAAGAACGGCGTATGTGGCTGGCCGTGCACAACGAGGATTATCCGGTGCTGGTCGCCGAGGTGGATGAAGAAGTAATCGGTTATGCGTCGTTGTCGAAGTGGTCGGAGAAGCAGGCGTACGAAAAAACGGTGCAGTTCTCCATCTACCTCGATGAGAACTTCCGCGGACAGGGTATTGGCCTGCGGCTAAGCGAAGCGATTCTGAAATATGCGAAGGAGCAGGGAATTCACTGTGTAATTTCACTTATATCCGAAGGGAATGAAGTGAGTTTTGCGCTACACCGGAAGTTGGGCTTTCAGTTAATGGGCATCATGAAAGAGGCCGGCCAGAAATTTGACCGGTACATCGATGTGCACTTTTATCAACTGCTTTTTTGA